Proteins encoded in a region of the Zea mays cultivar B73 chromosome 2, Zm-B73-REFERENCE-NAM-5.0, whole genome shotgun sequence genome:
- the LOC103647759 gene encoding L-type lectin-domain containing receptor kinase IX.1, with the protein MRSRSTTTWFLALLHLIVFCNITGVSSLSFKLNFTESNSNGAATIQLQEDAFYNKAVRLTKEELDGQIAHSVGRAVLADPVTLWDSSTGELADFTTRFTFMIKARVADGSYGEGLAFFLSPYPSVVPKNSEDGNLGLFGSSSADQSSETSNQIVAVEFDSHKNPWDPDDNHVGINIHSIVSVDNVTWRSSIKDGKMANAWVTYQASSRNLSVFLTYKDSPQFSGNSSLSYSVDLRRYLPEKVAIGFSAATGQLVEAHQILYWEFSCTDVRVVKSKKAKSLLVISLTTSVSGIVCSMGLVWCFMSLKTKHTRRARKDQGKQEYDESIDGEFEKGRGPRRFRYDELVSATKNFALERKLGEGGFGAVYKGSLKDPNLTVAIKRVAKGSTQGKKEYISEVKIISRLRHRNLVQLVGWCHERGEFLLVYEFMPNRSLNTHLYDSSNLLAWPLRFKITVGVASALLYLHEEWEQCVVHRDVKPSNVMLDSSFNAKLGDFGLARLVDHDRGSQTTVIAGTMGYLAPECVTTGKASKESDVYSLGVLALEVACGRRPVVLKEDDDKINLVEWVWRLYGRNEILTAVDGRLDGALDEREAVRLMVVGLWCAHPDYSLRPCVRQVISVLKFEAPLPSLPPTMPVAVYFAPPIHLCRFSYTSSDDGTLMKELEGSGVYAKTTTTISSSATNASSSPPSVRLPQMGY; encoded by the coding sequence atgagatcaaggaGCACAACTACTTGGTTTTTGGCTCTCCTCCACTTAATCGTGTTTTGCAATATCACCGGTGTCAGTTCTCTGTCCTTCAAGCTGAACTTCACTGAGTCAAACAGCAACGGAGCAGCCACGATCCAGTTACAGGAGGATGCCTTCTACAACAAGgcggtcaggcttaccaaggaagAGCTGGACGGGCAGATCGCTCACAGTGTGGGCCGAGCAGTCTTGGCAGATCCGGTGACCCTCTGGGATAGCAGCACTGGTGAGTTAGCTGACTTCACAACCCGCTTCACATTCATGATAAAGGCCCGTGTTGCAGATGGCTCGTACGGCGAGGGCCTCGCCTTCTTCCTCTCACCGTACCCTTCAGTTGTCCCCAAAAATTCCGAGGATGGTAACCTTGGCCTCTTCGGTAGTAGCAGCGCCGATCAGAGTAGTGAGACATCCAACCAGATCGTGGCCGTCGAGTTTGACAGCCACAAGAACCCATGGGATCCGGACGACAACCACGTAGGCATCAACATCCATTCCATCGTGTCCGTGGATAACGTCACATGGAGAAGCAGCATCAAGGATGGGAAGATGGCCAACGCATGGGTGACTTACCAGGCCAGCTCCAGGAACCTGAGCGTCTTCCTGACGTACAAGGACAGCCCACAGTTCAGCGGCAACTCCTCCCTATCTTATTCAGTTGATCTCAGAAGGTACCTCCCGGAAAAAGTGGCCATCGGCTTCTCAGCTGCCACTGGCCAGCTGGTAGAGGCCCATCAGATACTTTACTGGGAGTTCAGTTGCACGGATGTGCGGGTGGTGAAGAGCAAGAAGGCGAAAAGTTTATTAGTCATAAGCTTGACTACTAGTGTTAGTGGCATTGTCTGTTCTATGGGTTTGGTTTGGTGCTTCATGAGTTTGAAGACGAAGCATACTAGAAGGGCAAGAAAGGATCAAGGGAAGCAAGAATACGACGAGTCTATTGACGGCGAGTTCGAGAAAGGGAGGGGCCCAAGAAGATTTCGATACGACGAGCTCGTGTCTGCTACGAAGAACTTCGCTTTGGAGAGAAAGCTCGGAGAAGGAGGCTTCGGAGCCGTTTACAAGGGTTCCCTGAAGGACCCGAACCTCACCGTCGCCATAAAGCGAGTCGCCAAAGGATCGACGCAGGGGAAGAAGGAGTACATCTCTGAGGTGAAGATCATCAGCCGGCTGAGGCACAGGAACCTCGTGCAGCTCGTGGGCTGGTGCCATGAGCGTGGGGAGTTCTTGCTCGTGTACGAGTTCATGCCGAACAGGAGCTTGAACACGCACCTCTACGACAGCAGCAACCTGCTAGCGTGGCCGCTGCGGTTCAAGATCACCGTCGGCGTCGCGTCTGCACTCCTGTACCTCCACGAGGAGTGGGAGCAATGCGTCGTGCACCGCGACGTGAAGCCAAGCAACGTGATGCTGGACTCATCGTTCAACGCTAAGCTTGGGGACTTCGGGCTGGCACGACTCGTAGACCACGACCGAGGCTCGCAGACTACGGTGATAGCTGGCACGATGGGGTACCTGGCTCCAGAGTGCGTCACCACGGGCAAGGCAAGCAAAGAGTCCGACGTGTACAGCCTGGGTGTTCTCGCACTGGAGGTTGCCTGCGGAAGAAGGCCTGTCGTGCTGAAGGAAGACGACGACAAGATCAACCTAGTCGAATGGGTGTGGCGTCTCTACGGAAGGAACGAGATCCTTACCGCCGTTGACGGGAGGCTCGACGGCGCGCTGGACGAGCGTGAAGCCGTGCGCCTGATGGTTGTGGGGCTCTGGTGTGCGCACCCAGACTACAGTCTCCGGCCTTGTGTCCGCCAGGTCATAAGCGTGCTCAAGTTCGAGGCGCCGCTGCCAAGCCTTCCACCGACGATGCCTGTGGCGGTGTACTTCGCGCCCCCGATCCATCTCTGCAGGTTCTCCTACACCTCCTCTGATGACGGAACGCTGATGAAGGAGCTGGAAGGGTCCGGCGTCTAcgcgaagacgacgacgacgatctcATCCAGCGCAACCAACGCTTCTAGTTCACCTCCCTCTGTTCGTTTACCACAAATGGGTTACTAG
- the LOC103647760 gene encoding uncharacterized protein, which yields MRLRGQANQSSEHDELHTDREKDTYTTSRIRNQNKDRHSLIRNKRLTWRRKAARVEGELKTLTTQTGPPAGLCFCFTRRVKGTLSLPSPQLVRKAKPTMMMINQRAAAGGRTSTSGRICNLQGTSSLSLLCHGIDSDREARHTHISSRRLLRNAVPKRSWTGTSGPMPVRIQDFAMTYLSCTAQVCCSADGQLSLSILLARRQVVKAAWAVLEMDPSRRPSWGASARIWTRRRWKFSRVTSCGASPYARAHLIGRGQEKVSTPNKTIHYFSFNLARPTATGTGTCAHHLQLPSTCTAPLPLVRARHLAHPHTHRNIKHK from the coding sequence ATGAGATTGAGGGGTCAAGCAAACCAGTCAAGTGAGCATGACGAACTCCACACGGATAGAGAGAAGGATACATACACCACGTCACGTATACGGAACCAGAACAAGGATCGTCACAGCCTAATCCGTAACAAACGCCTGACCTGGCGACGAAAAGCCGCACGAGTGGAAGGTGAACTGAAAACTTTGACCACACAGACAGGCCCGCCAGCCGGCCTCTGCTTCTGTTTCACGAGACGAGTGAAAGGGACTCTTTCCCTCCCGAGTCCACAGCTCGTGCGAAAAGCCAaaccgacgatgatgatgattaacCAGCGGGCGGCGGCCGGCGGGCGCACGTCGACGTCGGGCAGAATCTGTAACTTGCAGGGAACATCCTCGCTCAGCTTGCTTTGCCACGGCATCGACAGCGACCGGGAGGCACGGCACACACACATCTCCTCACGACGCCTGCTAAGAAACGCTGTTCCGAAGCGATCATGGACAGGGACCTCCGGGCCAATGCCTGTCCGCATACAAGATTTCGCGATGACCTACCTGAGCTGCACTGCACAAGTGTGCTGCAGTGCAGACGGACAGCTCTCTCTATCTATCCTGCTCGCCAGACGCCAGGTAGTAAAAGCAGCTTGGGCTGTGTTGGAAATGGATCCATCCCGCCGCCCAAGCTGGGGAGCGAGCGCCCGGATCTGGACAAGGAGACGCTGGAAATTCAGCAGGGTCACATCATGCGGTGCATCTCCCTACGCCCGTGCCCACTTGATTGGGAGGGGGCAGGAAAAAGTGTCAACACCAAACAAAACTATACACTACTTTTCATTCAACCTTGCACGTCCAACGGCGACGGGCACAGGCACGTGTGCTCACCACCTACAGCTTCCATCCACATGCACCGCCCCCCTTCCTCTGGTACGAGCACGGCATCTTGCCCATCCACACACGCACAGAAATATCAAACACAAGTGA